One Physeter macrocephalus isolate SW-GA chromosome 10, ASM283717v5, whole genome shotgun sequence DNA window includes the following coding sequences:
- the LOC102990130 gene encoding short transmembrane mitochondrial protein 1-like: MLQFLLAFTLGNVVEMYLAQSYDIPNLAKKLEEIKKDVDTKKKPPSS, from the coding sequence ATGCTCCAGTTCCTGCTTGCATTTACTCTTGGCAACGTGGTGGAAATGTATCTGGCTCAGAGCTATGACATACCAAACCTGGCTAAAAAacttgaagaaattaaaaaggacgTGGACACCAAGAAGAAACCCCCTAGTTCATGA